The following coding sequences lie in one Prevotella nigrescens genomic window:
- a CDS encoding ABC transporter ATP-binding protein, translating to MIKYLQQRFALTEKGAKDLRKGIACSTLMNIALMLPPTYLFFFLMEYIDAKPSTEPHTLWFYVLVAVLLAVLMFFIALRQYDSTYTTVYNESAQRRIGVAEKLRRLPLAFFGERNLSDLTSTVMEDCTMLEQTFSHAVPQLFASALSVVIIGVGMFSYNWHLALALFWVVPLAVTTLLLSRRQLHKAFVQHYKVKRGVTEQIQEGLECMQEIRSYSGEQAYCRSFDKRLKGYERELVRGELVAGVFLNLAGMLLKLGMPTVILVGAWLLQQGEVSVFTYLAYLLASAMVYNPIIEVCNYLALLSFLDVRINRMKEIEGMPTQEGSAAVQLENYDIEFRNVSFAYETEKQVLHNVSFTARQGTVTALVGPSGGGKSTTAKLAARFWDIAEGQILVGGNDISKIDPETLLKHYSIVFQDVLLFNASIADNIRIGKRNATDEEVRHVARLAQCDDFISRMPQGYDTVIGENGETLSGGERQRISIARALLKNAPIILLDEATASLDAENETKIQAGISELVRNKTVIIIAHRMRTVRNADHIVVLSGGTVSEQGTPDELLARNGEFARMIRLQQEKRQ from the coding sequence ATGATAAAATATCTTCAACAACGGTTCGCCCTCACCGAAAAAGGAGCGAAAGACTTGCGGAAAGGCATCGCCTGCTCTACATTGATGAACATCGCATTGATGCTGCCGCCCACCTATTTGTTCTTCTTCCTCATGGAATACATCGACGCCAAGCCCTCCACCGAGCCGCACACGCTGTGGTTCTATGTGCTTGTGGCAGTGCTCTTGGCAGTGCTTATGTTCTTCATAGCCCTCCGACAGTACGACAGCACCTACACCACCGTCTACAACGAGAGTGCGCAACGCCGCATCGGAGTGGCAGAAAAGCTGCGCCGACTGCCCCTTGCTTTCTTCGGCGAACGCAACCTTTCCGACCTCACCTCTACCGTGATGGAAGACTGCACGATGCTCGAGCAAACCTTCTCGCACGCTGTCCCCCAGCTGTTTGCGTCGGCTCTGAGCGTCGTCATCATCGGCGTGGGTATGTTCTCTTACAACTGGCACTTGGCTTTAGCCCTATTTTGGGTTGTTCCGCTCGCCGTAACCACCCTGCTGCTGTCGCGCCGTCAGCTCCACAAAGCCTTCGTTCAGCACTATAAAGTGAAGCGTGGCGTAACCGAACAGATACAGGAAGGGCTGGAATGTATGCAGGAAATAAGGTCGTACAGTGGCGAACAGGCATACTGCCGCAGCTTCGACAAGCGGCTGAAGGGCTACGAACGCGAGCTGGTGCGCGGCGAACTCGTGGCAGGAGTCTTCCTCAACCTCGCCGGAATGCTGCTCAAGCTCGGTATGCCCACCGTTATATTGGTGGGAGCGTGGCTGTTGCAGCAGGGCGAAGTGTCGGTATTCACCTACTTGGCTTACCTCTTGGCATCGGCAATGGTCTACAATCCCATTATCGAAGTGTGCAACTACCTTGCCCTTCTCTCCTTCCTCGACGTGCGCATCAACCGTATGAAGGAAATAGAAGGTATGCCCACGCAGGAGGGAAGTGCAGCCGTACAACTCGAAAACTACGACATCGAGTTCCGCAACGTAAGTTTTGCCTACGAAACCGAGAAGCAAGTGCTGCACAATGTTTCGTTCACGGCACGCCAAGGCACCGTTACCGCCCTTGTGGGACCATCGGGTGGGGGCAAAAGCACTACTGCCAAGCTCGCCGCACGCTTTTGGGACATCGCCGAAGGACAAATTCTTGTGGGTGGAAACGACATCTCGAAGATTGACCCTGAAACGCTGCTGAAACACTATTCCATTGTTTTTCAGGACGTATTGCTGTTCAATGCCTCTATTGCCGACAATATCCGAATCGGCAAGCGCAACGCCACCGACGAGGAAGTGCGCCACGTTGCCCGACTGGCACAGTGCGACGACTTCATCAGCCGAATGCCGCAAGGTTACGATACCGTTATCGGAGAAAATGGCGAAACCCTTTCGGGTGGCGAGCGGCAGCGCATTTCCATTGCCCGCGCCCTGCTGAAGAATGCCCCTATCATACTTCTCGACGAAGCCACCGCAAGCCTTGATGCCGAGAACGAGACGAAAATACAAGCGGGAATTTCCGAACTGGTACGTAACAAGACCGTTATCATCATCGCCCACCGTATGCGCACCGTCCGCAATGCCGACCACATCGTGGTGCTTAGCGGCGGTACGGTGAGCGAACAGGGCACGCCCGACGAGCTGTTGGCTCGCAACGGCGAGTTCGCCCGAATGATTCGTCTGCAACAGGAAAAACGGCAATGA
- a CDS encoding DUF1302 family protein — MKLFMLLLVPILSVQAAAQIDNTLPAGSDTVRSECTPQETVEASDDNALQVQVKGFLDTYHAVRTEGRADWMASRTRARGELKLEKGAASLFLSLNATYNGILKERTGLELREAYLSYAKGNFDLRVGRQIVVWGVADALRVTDCVSPFDYTEFLAQDYDDIRMPVNGLRAKYTRGSVTLEAVCNPVADFFVLPTDERNPWAIRLPSATLPYTTELESGKPEKKIKNMEFGGRASVNLSGIDFSVSALRTWNKLPALCPALSGDGRTLHINGQYRRMTMLGADCSLPVGQFVLRAEVAEYIGEAQGSGLGQNAVRRNTLNALAGVDWYPGNDWNISLQYCHKYSSGNLAALSVYRNAGLATARLSKELLHNTLKLSTFAYIDVASGGIFNRLSASYSLNDDIELTAGYDYFHADKGKFAMYGKNSEAWVKMKYSF; from the coding sequence ATGAAACTATTTATGCTCTTGCTTGTGCCGATACTCTCGGTGCAGGCAGCGGCCCAAATCGATAATACATTACCAGCCGGTAGCGACACCGTCAGATCGGAATGCACTCCGCAGGAAACGGTCGAAGCATCGGACGATAACGCCTTGCAGGTGCAGGTGAAAGGTTTTCTTGATACCTACCATGCCGTCAGGACGGAGGGACGCGCCGACTGGATGGCTTCGCGGACTCGGGCGCGGGGAGAACTCAAACTCGAGAAAGGGGCGGCTTCGCTCTTCCTATCCCTAAACGCCACCTACAACGGAATATTGAAAGAACGCACAGGACTGGAATTGCGCGAGGCTTATCTATCTTATGCAAAGGGCAACTTCGACCTGCGCGTCGGGCGGCAGATTGTCGTATGGGGCGTGGCGGATGCACTGCGCGTTACCGATTGTGTGTCGCCGTTCGACTATACTGAGTTTCTCGCACAAGACTACGACGACATTCGCATGCCCGTCAACGGACTGCGTGCAAAATACACAAGAGGTTCGGTCACCCTTGAAGCCGTGTGCAATCCTGTGGCAGACTTCTTCGTGTTGCCGACAGACGAGCGCAATCCGTGGGCAATACGCCTGCCATCTGCTACACTACCCTATACCACCGAATTGGAAAGCGGCAAGCCGGAGAAGAAAATCAAGAATATGGAGTTTGGCGGACGGGCAAGCGTCAATCTCAGCGGAATAGACTTCTCCGTGAGTGCCTTGCGGACGTGGAACAAGCTGCCCGCCCTTTGCCCGGCCCTGTCGGGCGATGGAAGGACGCTCCACATCAACGGACAGTACCGCCGTATGACGATGTTGGGTGCCGACTGCTCATTGCCCGTCGGTCAGTTTGTCCTCCGCGCCGAAGTCGCCGAGTACATAGGCGAGGCACAAGGAAGCGGCTTGGGGCAGAATGCCGTGCGGCGCAACACCCTCAACGCCCTTGCAGGGGTAGACTGGTATCCGGGTAACGACTGGAACATCAGCTTGCAGTATTGCCATAAATACTCATCGGGCAATCTCGCAGCGCTCTCCGTCTATCGCAATGCCGGGCTTGCCACAGCAAGACTCTCGAAGGAACTGCTGCACAACACGCTGAAGCTCTCTACCTTTGCCTACATCGACGTGGCAAGCGGCGGCATCTTCAACCGCCTTTCCGCCTCCTATTCTCTCAACGACGATATAGAACTAACCGCTGGCTACGACTATTTCCATGCCGACAAAGGAAAGTTTGCCATGTATGGTAAGAACTCCGAAGCGTGGGTGAAGATGAAGTATAGTTTCTGA
- a CDS encoding ABC transporter ATP-binding protein gives MIRILKRLGRYMGGRKPLLPCSVVLSAVNGLLSLVPFIFLWLVVRTLLTADGDLADTPVWDYAIAAFVVSVANVLLYFAALMLSHLSAFRIETNMRRTAMERLMRVPLGFFDTQNTGRMRKIIDEDSSQTHTFVAHILPDVAGSVVAPIGIIVLLLAVDWQLGIAAMVPIVCAFGIMGYMMNPKNNDFQRMYLDAQEKMSAEAVEYVRGIPVVKVFQQTVFSFKRFHDSIINYRDLVIRYTLLWRTPMSAYTIAINAFAFLLVPTGIILIGHGGETAIIVSDMVLYVLIAPIIAANVMKAMHLSQNLFLANEAVDRLEKLTATPPLPESSKPEKAAAFDVSLRNVSFRYEAAERDAVSHIDLDIPQGKTVALVGASGSGKTTIARLIPRFWDVREGSLKIGGVDVRHMDKATLMRNVSFVFQNTRLFKTSILENIRYGNPDATIEQVNRAVDLSQSREIIERLPQGLNTVIGAEGTYLSGGEQQRIVLARAILKDAPIVVLDEATAFADPENEHLIRQAFAHLTCGKTVLMIAHRLTTVQDADNIVVVDNGRIAEQGTHQQLMEQATLYYKMWNEYQKSVAWKL, from the coding sequence ATGATAAGAATACTGAAACGCTTAGGACGTTACATGGGAGGGCGCAAGCCGTTGCTGCCCTGCTCGGTTGTGCTGTCGGCAGTGAACGGACTGCTGTCGCTCGTACCCTTTATTTTCCTGTGGTTGGTGGTGCGCACGCTGCTCACTGCCGACGGAGACCTTGCCGATACGCCCGTATGGGACTATGCCATTGCGGCGTTCGTGGTGTCGGTGGCGAATGTTCTGCTCTATTTCGCCGCCCTCATGCTCTCGCATCTTTCCGCTTTCCGCATCGAAACCAATATGCGGCGCACTGCCATGGAACGGCTGATGCGTGTTCCGTTGGGCTTTTTCGACACGCAGAACACGGGGCGCATGCGCAAGATAATAGACGAAGATTCGAGCCAGACCCACACTTTCGTGGCACACATACTGCCCGATGTGGCAGGCAGCGTGGTGGCTCCGATAGGCATCATAGTGCTTCTGCTTGCCGTAGACTGGCAGTTGGGCATTGCCGCAATGGTGCCGATAGTGTGCGCCTTCGGTATCATGGGCTACATGATGAACCCTAAGAACAACGATTTCCAGCGTATGTACCTCGACGCACAGGAGAAAATGAGTGCCGAAGCCGTGGAATACGTGCGCGGAATACCCGTCGTGAAGGTCTTCCAACAGACGGTATTCTCGTTCAAACGCTTTCACGACAGCATCATCAACTACCGCGACCTCGTCATCAGGTACACCCTTCTGTGGCGCACGCCCATGTCTGCCTACACCATAGCCATCAATGCTTTCGCCTTTCTGCTTGTGCCTACGGGCATCATACTGATAGGGCACGGCGGCGAGACTGCCATCATCGTTTCCGATATGGTGCTGTATGTGCTCATCGCACCCATCATTGCAGCCAACGTAATGAAAGCCATGCACCTCAGTCAGAACCTCTTTCTGGCAAACGAAGCAGTAGACCGATTGGAGAAACTCACCGCCACGCCACCGCTTCCAGAGAGTTCCAAGCCCGAGAAAGCGGCAGCCTTCGACGTCAGTCTGCGCAATGTGTCGTTCCGATACGAAGCGGCGGAGCGCGATGCCGTAAGCCACATCGACCTCGACATACCGCAAGGCAAGACCGTTGCGCTGGTTGGAGCATCTGGAAGCGGCAAGACAACCATCGCAAGACTTATTCCACGCTTCTGGGACGTGCGCGAAGGCAGTTTGAAAATAGGCGGTGTGGACGTTCGGCACATGGATAAGGCAACGCTGATGCGCAACGTGTCGTTCGTGTTTCAGAACACCCGACTGTTCAAGACCTCCATTTTGGAGAACATACGCTACGGCAATCCCGATGCAACCATCGAGCAGGTGAACCGTGCCGTAGACCTTTCGCAGAGTCGGGAAATCATCGAGCGGCTGCCACAGGGGCTGAATACTGTGATAGGAGCGGAGGGAACGTACCTCTCTGGCGGCGAACAGCAGCGCATAGTGCTTGCCCGTGCCATTCTGAAAGATGCGCCCATCGTGGTGCTCGACGAAGCTACTGCCTTTGCCGACCCCGAAAACGAGCACCTTATCAGGCAGGCATTTGCCCATCTGACTTGCGGAAAGACCGTGCTCATGATAGCCCACCGGCTGACCACCGTGCAGGATGCCGACAACATTGTCGTGGTAGACAATGGCAGAATAGCCGAACAGGGCACGCACCAACAGCTCATGGAGCAAGCCACATTATATTATAAGATGTGGAACGAATACCAAAAGTCGGTGGCATGGAAACTATAA
- a CDS encoding IS4 family transposase, with the protein MNIGKYIFSQVIDFVPRYQFDKLVTKYKGDRHSRELNSYNHLLHLLFGQITGCDSLRDICMCLTAHHNILYHLGIRKTVTHSSLSRANENRNYHIYEELGKYLIEQVRPLYSETKLSEVSVDNVLYALDSTTISTSIVLATWALGKYSKGAVKMHTLLDLRGSIPASIHITDGKWHDSNELDRIEPEPLAFYMMDKAYVDFDALYRFHKAGAFWICRPKDNMRYEIVDHKEDFDVSTGVRGDFTIRLTTCKSRKLYPEHIRKVCYYDADNGKEVEFITNNFEIEALEIANLYRHRWDIEVFFKWIKQNIVVKTLWGFSKNAVSTHLWVAIITYLLIAKMKHEYKSPYSITEVATLTRISVLEKVNLKELITKQDPLPSHNQYVKERSLFDDI; encoded by the coding sequence ATGAATATTGGAAAGTACATATTCTCTCAAGTCATAGACTTTGTTCCTCGTTACCAGTTTGATAAACTTGTCACGAAATATAAAGGTGATAGACATTCAAGAGAATTAAACAGCTATAATCATCTGTTACATTTATTGTTCGGTCAGATTACTGGCTGTGATTCCTTAAGAGACATATGTATGTGCCTGACAGCACATCATAATATATTGTATCATTTAGGAATTCGCAAAACAGTCACTCATTCTTCGTTATCTCGAGCCAATGAGAACCGCAACTATCACATATACGAGGAACTGGGCAAATATCTCATTGAACAAGTACGTCCATTGTATTCAGAGACAAAATTGTCAGAGGTATCTGTTGACAATGTACTTTATGCTTTAGACTCCACAACAATATCAACAAGCATAGTGCTTGCAACCTGGGCTTTGGGTAAATACAGTAAGGGAGCAGTTAAAATGCACACATTGCTTGATTTACGTGGAAGCATTCCTGCCAGCATTCATATTACAGACGGCAAATGGCATGACAGTAACGAGCTGGATAGGATTGAGCCAGAGCCACTTGCATTTTATATGATGGATAAGGCATATGTGGACTTTGATGCATTATACAGATTTCATAAGGCTGGTGCATTTTGGATTTGCCGTCCAAAAGACAACATGCGATATGAGATTGTAGACCACAAAGAAGACTTTGATGTAAGCACTGGAGTAAGAGGCGATTTTACAATACGCCTAACTACATGCAAATCCAGAAAGCTATATCCTGAACATATCCGAAAAGTGTGTTACTATGATGCAGACAACGGTAAAGAAGTCGAATTCATAACCAATAACTTTGAGATTGAAGCATTAGAAATTGCAAATCTCTATAGACACAGATGGGATATTGAGGTCTTCTTCAAATGGATCAAACAAAATATTGTTGTCAAGACTTTATGGGGATTTTCAAAGAATGCGGTAAGCACCCATCTGTGGGTTGCAATTATCACATATCTTCTAATTGCCAAGATGAAGCATGAGTACAAAAGCCCATATTCAATAACAGAGGTGGCTACTTTAACAAGAATTTCAGTACTTGAAAAAGTAAACTTGAAAGAGCTTATAACGAAGCAAGACCCTCTTCCATCTCATAATCAATATGTCAAAGAACGATCTCTTTTTGATGATATTTAA
- a CDS encoding efflux RND transporter permease subunit, giving the protein MKIVKINSKFKQLADWILCHRLVVGALFAVIIAFSFVGAKRIVMKTSFDDYFVSDDPMLLKTNEFKSIFGNDYYVAVLVKNKEIFSQRSLTLIRELSNELKDSLSYADKVTSLTDIEFAVGTEEGMTIEQIVPDEIPSDAASLNVIRQKAYSKPYLAKKMVSHDGTMTWIMVKLRPFPEDSVWKKTSDIAPDMITGKEAGHIIGKAKYAELSPNAAGMPYLGYEKFVYLKSELGRLFLFAFIISIVVMLIVTRSLRGVVAPLLTSVFGLLISFGIIGWTGIYIDMTTTMIAVILTFACSIAYNIHLYNFFKTQFVETGKRRDSIKEAVGETGWGVLLSGLTTVAAMMTFLSMKIVPMRAIGINTSLCLLAVLLTCLLLTPILLSFGKDREPAADMSKSFEGYIGKRFEQFGSFVIRNHRSIVVSSVVLTIFCGIGLFSIEPAFDIEKTMGRKIPYVKKFLDLCETDLGSIYSYDLMITLPHDNDAKKPENLQKLDRLAEIAGGYKLTKRHNSITDIVKDMNCTLNGNKQQFYRIPDNADMVAQLLLLYENAGGTESEYWMDYDYKRLRLQLEMKDYNSNEAEKEMNDLQAEARKLFPGAHVSVVGSIPQFTVMQQYVERGQMWSMLLSVLVIGVILVLVFGNWKVGLVGMIPNIAPAIIVGGMMGWLGYPLDMMTASLIPMVLGIAVDDTIHFINHSHVAYDRCGNYAEAINRTFRTEGLAIVMSTVVISATFTGFVFSDGTQMRNWGILAVAGMMSALLADLFLAPILFKYLRVFGNDKRTSSEAVNELPKERQTNFLSNNKTP; this is encoded by the coding sequence ATGAAAATCGTAAAAATCAACAGTAAGTTCAAGCAGTTGGCAGACTGGATACTCTGCCACCGGCTTGTGGTCGGTGCGTTGTTCGCAGTCATCATCGCCTTCTCGTTTGTGGGAGCGAAGCGCATCGTGATGAAAACTTCGTTCGACGACTATTTCGTGAGCGACGACCCGATGCTGCTCAAGACCAACGAGTTCAAGTCTATCTTCGGCAACGACTACTATGTGGCGGTGCTGGTGAAAAACAAGGAAATCTTCTCTCAACGCAGCCTGACGCTCATTCGCGAACTGAGCAACGAACTGAAAGACAGCCTGTCGTATGCCGACAAGGTAACGTCGCTCACCGATATTGAATTTGCCGTAGGCACGGAGGAGGGTATGACCATCGAACAGATTGTCCCTGACGAAATACCGTCTGATGCCGCTTCGCTGAATGTAATCCGGCAGAAAGCGTACAGCAAACCGTATTTGGCAAAGAAGATGGTGTCGCACGACGGTACGATGACGTGGATTATGGTGAAACTGCGCCCGTTCCCCGAAGACAGCGTGTGGAAGAAGACGAGCGACATTGCGCCCGACATGATTACGGGCAAAGAAGCGGGACACATCATCGGCAAGGCGAAATACGCCGAACTGTCGCCCAACGCCGCGGGAATGCCCTATCTGGGCTACGAGAAATTCGTTTATCTCAAAAGCGAACTGGGGCGGCTGTTCCTCTTTGCTTTCATCATCTCCATCGTTGTGATGCTCATCGTAACCCGTTCGCTGCGCGGCGTTGTTGCACCACTGCTCACGTCCGTGTTCGGGCTACTCATCAGTTTCGGCATCATCGGCTGGACGGGCATCTACATCGACATGACCACGACAATGATAGCCGTGATACTGACTTTTGCCTGCTCCATCGCCTACAACATTCACCTGTACAATTTCTTCAAGACGCAGTTTGTAGAAACAGGCAAGCGCAGGGATTCCATCAAGGAAGCCGTAGGCGAAACTGGTTGGGGCGTGTTGCTGTCGGGGCTCACCACCGTGGCTGCCATGATGACGTTCCTGTCAATGAAGATAGTACCGATGCGAGCCATCGGTATCAACACCTCGCTCTGTCTGCTTGCCGTGCTGCTCACCTGCCTGCTGCTCACACCCATCCTGTTGTCGTTCGGCAAGGACCGCGAGCCTGCCGCCGATATGTCGAAGAGTTTTGAAGGATATATCGGCAAACGATTCGAACAGTTCGGCAGTTTCGTGATACGCAACCATCGTTCCATTGTCGTTTCGTCGGTTGTGCTGACTATCTTCTGCGGTATCGGACTCTTCTCCATCGAGCCGGCGTTCGACATCGAAAAGACGATGGGGCGGAAGATTCCCTACGTAAAGAAATTCCTCGACCTCTGCGAAACCGACCTCGGTTCGATTTATTCCTACGATCTTATGATTACCTTGCCGCACGACAACGACGCCAAGAAGCCGGAGAATTTGCAGAAACTCGACCGACTGGCAGAGATTGCGGGTGGCTACAAGCTGACGAAACGCCACAATTCCATCACCGACATCGTGAAAGATATGAACTGTACGCTCAACGGCAACAAGCAGCAGTTCTACCGTATTCCCGACAATGCCGATATGGTGGCGCAGTTGCTGTTGCTCTATGAGAATGCGGGCGGTACGGAGTCGGAATACTGGATGGATTACGACTACAAGCGGCTGCGGTTGCAGTTGGAGATGAAAGACTACAACTCCAACGAGGCGGAAAAGGAAATGAACGACTTGCAGGCGGAGGCGCGCAAACTCTTTCCCGGCGCACACGTCTCGGTGGTAGGCAGCATACCGCAGTTCACCGTGATGCAGCAGTATGTGGAGCGCGGGCAGATGTGGTCGATGCTGTTGTCGGTATTGGTCATAGGCGTTATCCTCGTGCTTGTCTTCGGCAACTGGAAAGTGGGGCTTGTGGGTATGATACCAAACATTGCCCCCGCCATCATCGTGGGCGGTATGATGGGTTGGTTGGGCTATCCGCTCGATATGATGACAGCCTCGCTCATTCCGATGGTCTTGGGTATTGCCGTCGACGACACCATTCATTTCATCAACCACAGCCATGTGGCATACGACAGGTGCGGCAATTATGCAGAAGCCATCAACCGAACCTTCCGCACCGAAGGACTCGCCATCGTCATGTCCACAGTCGTCATCTCGGCTACGTTTACGGGCTTCGTCTTCTCCGACGGCACACAGATGCGCAATTGGGGCATTCTGGCTGTGGCCGGTATGATGTCGGCACTGCTGGCAGACCTCTTTCTCGCGCCAATTCTTTTCAAGTATCTCCGTGTATTCGGGAATGATAAGCGGACTTCCTCGGAAGCGGTAAATGAACTTCCCAAGGAACGACAAACGAACTTCCTTAGTAATAACAAAACACCATAA
- a CDS encoding DUF3853 family protein, whose translation MTINELLGKPVWQMTGEELLFLAQHGNISTSMESTKASSSKEEKRYVYGLAGIARLFGCSLPTANRIKQSGKINRAITQVGRKIIVDADLALELAGRKTGGR comes from the coding sequence ATGACGATAAACGAATTATTGGGAAAACCTGTTTGGCAGATGACTGGTGAAGAATTGCTTTTCCTTGCACAACACGGTAATATATCTACGAGCATGGAATCAACAAAGGCTTCTTCCTCCAAAGAAGAAAAGCGATATGTGTATGGGTTGGCAGGCATTGCACGCCTCTTCGGGTGTAGTTTGCCTACAGCTAACCGTATAAAGCAGAGTGGTAAAATCAATCGTGCCATTACACAAGTCGGTCGTAAGATTATTGTTGATGCCGACCTTGCGCTGGAATTGGCAGGACGAAAGACAGGAGGACGATGA
- a CDS encoding helix-turn-helix domain-containing protein: MGQKKEHSNLIKVHLKKRGITQTWLAKELGMSFSITNAYVCNRKQPNLATIFKVADLLNVSPKELVK; the protein is encoded by the coding sequence ATGGGACAGAAGAAAGAGCATAGCAACCTTATCAAGGTGCATTTGAAGAAGCGAGGCATCACCCAAACATGGTTAGCCAAAGAACTTGGCATGAGTTTCAGTATCACCAATGCATATGTTTGCAATCGCAAGCAGCCTAATCTTGCTACCATCTTCAAGGTGGCAGATTTGCTCAATGTTTCACCCAAAGAATTAGTAAAATGA
- a CDS encoding outer membrane lipoprotein-sorting protein gives MKTKHFTLLLISILAVCGAQAAGLSGRDIMQKVRNRADGDTRYATIEMTLIQKSGHKRVRKLESWAMDIGNDTKKIMFFTYPGDVKGTGFLTWDYDNTAKTDDKWLYLPAMKKTRRISGKSSKTDYFMGSDFTYNDMSARSVDEEKHTLLREEMLGGQKCWVVESVPNDKDEIYTRRVTWVRQDCLMAVKAEYYDKLNKLHRRLTISNINKVQGFWTMHLMQMENVQTGHKTIIRMDNQKFNIKLSPNLFTVSQLEKGL, from the coding sequence ATGAAAACAAAACATTTCACATTGCTGCTCATCTCCATACTGGCGGTGTGCGGCGCGCAGGCAGCAGGGCTGTCGGGCAGAGACATCATGCAGAAAGTAAGAAACCGCGCAGACGGCGACACACGTTATGCCACCATCGAAATGACGCTCATTCAGAAGAGCGGGCATAAGCGTGTGAGGAAACTCGAATCGTGGGCAATGGACATAGGCAATGATACGAAGAAAATCATGTTCTTCACCTATCCCGGTGACGTAAAGGGTACGGGATTCCTCACTTGGGACTACGACAATACCGCCAAGACGGACGATAAGTGGCTCTATCTTCCGGCAATGAAAAAGACGAGGCGCATCAGCGGGAAATCGTCGAAAACCGATTACTTCATGGGCAGCGACTTTACCTACAACGATATGAGCGCCCGCAGCGTGGACGAAGAGAAGCATACGCTTCTGCGCGAAGAAATGTTGGGCGGTCAAAAATGTTGGGTGGTAGAGTCGGTACCCAACGACAAGGATGAGATTTACACACGCCGCGTCACCTGGGTTCGGCAGGACTGCCTGATGGCGGTAAAGGCGGAATACTACGATAAGCTGAACAAGCTGCACCGTAGGCTCACGATTTCCAACATAAATAAAGTGCAGGGCTTCTGGACGATGCACCTTATGCAGATGGAGAATGTACAGACGGGACACAAAACCATTATCCGTATGGACAATCAGAAGTTCAACATAAAGCTATCGCCTAACCTTTTCACTGTTTCCCAACTGGAGAAAGGACTCTGA
- a CDS encoding DDE-type integrase/transposase/recombinase, protein MEHDFIFAADEFHHKTKFANEMWQTDFTYFKVKGWGWYYLSTVIDDYSRYIIHWELCSSMTSDDVSRTIDKAIEKAGVTFQNPPCLLSDNGPCYIASSLKQYLCKEYNIKHIHSKPLHPQTQGKIERYHRSMKNVIKLNHSFCPSELEKAIDGWVKYYNERRFHESLDNLTPRDVYLGQREKIKKIREIIKQNSINKRIF, encoded by the coding sequence ATGGAGCATGATTTTATCTTTGCAGCTGATGAGTTCCATCATAAGACTAAATTCGCTAATGAGATGTGGCAGACCGATTTTACCTATTTCAAAGTCAAGGGTTGGGGCTGGTATTATCTCTCTACGGTAATTGATGACTACAGCAGGTATATTATCCATTGGGAGTTATGTTCGAGTATGACTTCTGATGATGTATCCAGAACAATAGATAAAGCGATTGAAAAGGCTGGAGTTACATTCCAGAATCCTCCTTGTCTGTTATCAGATAATGGACCATGTTATATTGCTTCCTCTCTCAAACAGTATCTCTGTAAGGAATATAATATCAAGCATATCCATAGTAAACCCTTGCATCCGCAGACGCAAGGAAAGATAGAACGATATCACAGATCAATGAAAAATGTAATTAAGCTAAATCATTCTTTCTGCCCCTCTGAACTGGAAAAGGCTATCGATGGGTGGGTGAAATATTATAATGAGAGAAGATTTCATGAATCGTTGGACAATCTTACACCTAGAGACGTATATTTAGGGCAAAGGGAGAAAATCAAAAAGATAAGAGAAATAATAAAGCAGAATTCAATCAACAAAAGAATTTTTTGA